The proteins below are encoded in one region of Oncorhynchus gorbuscha isolate QuinsamMale2020 ecotype Even-year linkage group LG01, OgorEven_v1.0, whole genome shotgun sequence:
- the pou2f1b gene encoding POU domain, class 2, transcription factor 1b isoform X9: MADGGAASQDESSGPDSRMSNPSETSKCAMESQSGDGNTGVQTNGLDFQRQTVQATNAITNAHAQALLQQLTLSPAQQQMFLQQAQAQLLAAAMQQQSASQQSSTTGASISASAATPITQLPLSQPVQITSIPSVSTHLPGQLSQLGYPYEMATFSSYLPQLQQLQQQNLTMPQFVLVQPGHHIATQLQPGQFIISQTPQSQQSMYTTQSFLQAHNLLTQLPQSQANLLQTQPSINLASQPATPSHTIAATPIQPLSHSQTPPKRLDTPSLEEPSDLEELEQFAKTFKQRRIKLGFTQGDVGLAMGKLYGNDFSQTTISRFEALNLSFKNMCKLKPLLEKWLNDAVCAENLSSDLALSSPCGLGSPGLGMEGLNRRRKKRTSIETNIRVALEKSFLEQNQKPTSEEITIIADQLNMEKEVIRVWFCNRRQKEKRINPPSSGHSITGTGSTPIKTIFTPNSPLVASTASLVTSNTPTTLTLNPVMPLTSTSVSGLTLTGTTIGATTNTASVISTAPMVTAVTSSTSLSPSPTALQATAAETDGTQEHTVVMQAPSSLATNLGTGQVMVAGPGLSAALQGAAQLPTSSSYASMAGLNPGLMASSQFTPGGALLSLAPGGLGGAINPAMLSNSTLATIQGLWSALASGGTLPITSLDGSGNLLFANTSAGSTPNLVQPLFLNPQNLSLLTSNPVSLVSAGAAGGGALQVTANHQVTTATVPVPASTITTASKAQ; the protein is encoded by the exons ATGGCGGATGGAGGAGCAGCGAGTCAAGATGAGAGTTCAGGACCAG ATTCTAGAATGAGTAATCCATCAGAAACTAGTAAATGTGCAATGGAGAGTCAGAGTGGGGACGGAAACACAG GAGTCCAAACGAATGGACTGGACTTTCAGAGGCAGACAGTGCAGGCCACAAATGCAATCACCAATGCACATGCACAGGCTCTGCTCCAACAg tTGACCCTGTCTCCAGCGCAGCAGCAGATGTTTTTGCAGCAGGCCCAGGCCCAGCTCTTGGCAGCAGCCATGCAGCAGCAATCAGCCAGCCAGCAGAGCAGCACCACGGGGGCCAGCATCTCTGCCTCTGCAGCCACCCCCATCACACAGCTGCCCCTGTCCCAGCCCGTCCAGATCACCTCT attccctctgtctctactcATCTCCCAGGCCAGCTAAGCCAGCTGGGATACCCGTATGAGATGGCGACCTTCAGCAGTTACCTACCT CAGTtacagcagctgcagcagcagaACCTAACCATGCCCCAGTTTGTCCTGGTTCAACCTGGCCACCACATCGCCACCCAGCTGCAGCCTGGTCAATTCATCATCTCACAGACGCCGCAGAGCCAGCAGAGTATGTACACAACGCAGA GTTTCCTGCAAGCCCATAATCTTCTAACTCAACTACCTCAAAGCCAAGCCAACCTCCTGCAGACTCAGCCAAGTATCAACCTTGCctcacag CCAGCAACTCCGTCCCACACGATAGCAGCCACGCCCATCCAGCCCCTGTCTCACAGTCAGACCCCGCCCAAACGCCTGGACACACCCAGTCTGGAGGAGCCCAGCGACCTGGAGGAGCTGGAACAGTTCGCTAAGACCTTCAAACAGAGACGCATCAAACTGGGCTTCACACAG ggGGATGTTGGCCTGGCCATGGGCAAGCTGTATGGTAACGACTTCAGCCAGACCACCATTTCCCGCTTCGAGGCCTTGAACCTCAGCTTTAAGAACATGTGCAAGCTGAAGCCACTTCTGGAGAAGTGGCTCAACGATGCAG TTTGTGCAGAGAATCTGTCGTCTGACCTGGCCCTGTCCAGCCCTTGCGGCCTGGGGTCCCCCGGTCTGGGCATGGAGGGGCTCAACCGCCGACGCAAGAAGAGGACCAGCATCGAGACCAACATCCGCGTGGCCTTAGAAAAGAGCTTTCTGGAG CAGAACCAAAAACCTACCTCTGAGGAGATCACCATAATTGCTGACCAGCTCAACATGGAGAAGGAGGTGATCCGGGTGTGGTTCTGTAACCGTCGGCAAAAAGAGAAGCGGATCAACCCCCCCAGCAGCGGACACAGCATCACAGGGACAGGCAGCACCCCCATCAAAACCATCTTCACCCCCAATAGCCCCTTG GTGGCCAGTACGGCGAGCCTTGTGACCAGTAACACACCAACCACACTCACTTTAAACCCAGTGATGCCTCTCACCAGCACCAGCGTCTCCGGTCTGACCTTGACAG GCACGACGATCGGAGCGACCACAAACACGGCATCTGTCATCTCTACGGCACCCATGGTTACCGCGGTGACCAGCTCCACCTCGCTAAGCCCCTCCCCCACGGCCCTCCAGGCCACGGCAGCGGAGACGGATGGAACCCAGGAGCACACGGTGGTCATGCAGGCACCATCGTCACTAGCAACCAATCTGGGGACAGGTCAGGTGATGGTGGCTGGACCGGGGCTGTCAGCGGCCCTGCAAGGAGCTGCCCAGTTACCCACCAGTTCTAGTTACGCCTCCATGGCTGGCCTTAACCCAGGACTGATGGCATCCTCACAGTTCACTCCTGG ggGGGCCTTGCTGAGCTTAGCTCCGGGTGGGCTTGGAGGGGCTATAAACCCCGCCATGTTGAGCAACAGCACCCTGGCCACCATCCAAGGTCTATGGAGCG CTCTGGCATCGGGTGGCACTCTCCCCATCACCTCGCTGGACGGGAGTGGTAACCTGCTGTTCGCTAACACCTCGGCCGGCAGCACCCCCAACCTGGTGCAGCCCCTCTTCCTGAACCCCCAGAACCTGTCCCTGCTCACCAGCAACCCCGTCAGCCTGGTGTCGGCCGGAGCAGCCGGGGGAGGGGCCCTGCAGGTCACAGCCAACCACCAGGTCACCACGGCGACCGTCCCAGTGCCCGCCTCCACTATCACCACTGCCTCCAAGGCCCA
- the pou2f1b gene encoding POU domain, class 2, transcription factor 1b isoform X10, which translates to MADGGAASQDESSGPGVQTNGLDFQRQTVQATNAITNAHAQALLQQLTLSPAQQQMFLQQAQAQLLAAAMQQQSASQQSSTTGASISASAATPITQLPLSQPVQITSIPSVSTHLPGQLSQLGYPYEMATFSSYLPQLQQLQQQNLTMPQFVLVQPGHHIATQLQPGQFIISQTPQSQQSMYTTQSFLQAHNLLTQLPQSQANLLQTQPSINLASQPATPSHTIAATPIQPLSHSQTPPKRLDTPSLEEPSDLEELEQFAKTFKQRRIKLGFTQGDVGLAMGKLYGNDFSQTTISRFEALNLSFKNMCKLKPLLEKWLNDAVCAENLSSDLALSSPCGLGSPGLGMEGLNRRRKKRTSIETNIRVALEKSFLEQNQKPTSEEITIIADQLNMEKEVIRVWFCNRRQKEKRINPPSSGHSITGTGSTPIKTIFTPNSPLVASTASLVTSNTPTTLTLNPVMPLTSTSVSGLTLTGTTIGATTNTASVISTAPMVTAVTSSTSLSPSPTALQATAAETDGTQEHTVVMQAPSSLATNLGTGQVMVAGPGLSAALQGAAQLPTSSSYASMAGLNPGLMASSQFTPGGALLSLAPGGLGGAINPAMLSNSTLATIQGLWSALASGGTLPITSLDGSGNLLFANTSAGSTPNLVQPLFLNPQNLSLLTSNPVSLVSAGAAGGGALQVTANHQVTTATVPVPASTITTASKAQ; encoded by the exons ATGGCGGATGGAGGAGCAGCGAGTCAAGATGAGAGTTCAGGACCAG GAGTCCAAACGAATGGACTGGACTTTCAGAGGCAGACAGTGCAGGCCACAAATGCAATCACCAATGCACATGCACAGGCTCTGCTCCAACAg tTGACCCTGTCTCCAGCGCAGCAGCAGATGTTTTTGCAGCAGGCCCAGGCCCAGCTCTTGGCAGCAGCCATGCAGCAGCAATCAGCCAGCCAGCAGAGCAGCACCACGGGGGCCAGCATCTCTGCCTCTGCAGCCACCCCCATCACACAGCTGCCCCTGTCCCAGCCCGTCCAGATCACCTCT attccctctgtctctactcATCTCCCAGGCCAGCTAAGCCAGCTGGGATACCCGTATGAGATGGCGACCTTCAGCAGTTACCTACCT CAGTtacagcagctgcagcagcagaACCTAACCATGCCCCAGTTTGTCCTGGTTCAACCTGGCCACCACATCGCCACCCAGCTGCAGCCTGGTCAATTCATCATCTCACAGACGCCGCAGAGCCAGCAGAGTATGTACACAACGCAGA GTTTCCTGCAAGCCCATAATCTTCTAACTCAACTACCTCAAAGCCAAGCCAACCTCCTGCAGACTCAGCCAAGTATCAACCTTGCctcacag CCAGCAACTCCGTCCCACACGATAGCAGCCACGCCCATCCAGCCCCTGTCTCACAGTCAGACCCCGCCCAAACGCCTGGACACACCCAGTCTGGAGGAGCCCAGCGACCTGGAGGAGCTGGAACAGTTCGCTAAGACCTTCAAACAGAGACGCATCAAACTGGGCTTCACACAG ggGGATGTTGGCCTGGCCATGGGCAAGCTGTATGGTAACGACTTCAGCCAGACCACCATTTCCCGCTTCGAGGCCTTGAACCTCAGCTTTAAGAACATGTGCAAGCTGAAGCCACTTCTGGAGAAGTGGCTCAACGATGCAG TTTGTGCAGAGAATCTGTCGTCTGACCTGGCCCTGTCCAGCCCTTGCGGCCTGGGGTCCCCCGGTCTGGGCATGGAGGGGCTCAACCGCCGACGCAAGAAGAGGACCAGCATCGAGACCAACATCCGCGTGGCCTTAGAAAAGAGCTTTCTGGAG CAGAACCAAAAACCTACCTCTGAGGAGATCACCATAATTGCTGACCAGCTCAACATGGAGAAGGAGGTGATCCGGGTGTGGTTCTGTAACCGTCGGCAAAAAGAGAAGCGGATCAACCCCCCCAGCAGCGGACACAGCATCACAGGGACAGGCAGCACCCCCATCAAAACCATCTTCACCCCCAATAGCCCCTTG GTGGCCAGTACGGCGAGCCTTGTGACCAGTAACACACCAACCACACTCACTTTAAACCCAGTGATGCCTCTCACCAGCACCAGCGTCTCCGGTCTGACCTTGACAG GCACGACGATCGGAGCGACCACAAACACGGCATCTGTCATCTCTACGGCACCCATGGTTACCGCGGTGACCAGCTCCACCTCGCTAAGCCCCTCCCCCACGGCCCTCCAGGCCACGGCAGCGGAGACGGATGGAACCCAGGAGCACACGGTGGTCATGCAGGCACCATCGTCACTAGCAACCAATCTGGGGACAGGTCAGGTGATGGTGGCTGGACCGGGGCTGTCAGCGGCCCTGCAAGGAGCTGCCCAGTTACCCACCAGTTCTAGTTACGCCTCCATGGCTGGCCTTAACCCAGGACTGATGGCATCCTCACAGTTCACTCCTGG ggGGGCCTTGCTGAGCTTAGCTCCGGGTGGGCTTGGAGGGGCTATAAACCCCGCCATGTTGAGCAACAGCACCCTGGCCACCATCCAAGGTCTATGGAGCG CTCTGGCATCGGGTGGCACTCTCCCCATCACCTCGCTGGACGGGAGTGGTAACCTGCTGTTCGCTAACACCTCGGCCGGCAGCACCCCCAACCTGGTGCAGCCCCTCTTCCTGAACCCCCAGAACCTGTCCCTGCTCACCAGCAACCCCGTCAGCCTGGTGTCGGCCGGAGCAGCCGGGGGAGGGGCCCTGCAGGTCACAGCCAACCACCAGGTCACCACGGCGACCGTCCCAGTGCCCGCCTCCACTATCACCACTGCCTCCAAGGCCCA
- the pou2f1b gene encoding POU domain, class 2, transcription factor 1b isoform X11, which produces MADGGAASQDESSGPGVQTNGLDFQRQTVQATNAITNAHAQALLQQLTLSPAQQQMFLQQAQAQLLAAAMQQQSASQQSSTTGASISASAATPITQLPLSQPVQITSQLQQLQQQNLTMPQFVLVQPGHHIATQLQPGQFIISQTPQSQQSFLQAHNLLTQLPQSQANLLQTQPSINLASQPATPSHTIAATPIQPLSHSQTPPKRLDTPSLEEPSDLEELEQFAKTFKQRRIKLGFTQGDVGLAMGKLYGNDFSQTTISRFEALNLSFKNMCKLKPLLEKWLNDAVCAENLSSDLALSSPCGLGSPGLGMEGLNRRRKKRTSIETNIRVALEKSFLEQNQKPTSEEITIIADQLNMEKEVIRVWFCNRRQKEKRINPPSSGHSITGTGSTPIKTIFTPNSPLVASTASLVTSNTPTTLTLNPVMPLTSTSVSGLTLTGTTIGATTNTASVISTAPMVTAVTSSTSLSPSPTALQATAAETDGTQEHTVVMQAPSSLATNLGTGQVMVAGPGLSAALQGAAQLPTSSSYASMAGLNPGLMASSQFTPGGALLSLAPGGLGGAINPAMLSNSTLATIQGLWSALASGGTLPITSLDGSGNLLFANTSAGSTPNLVQPLFLNPQNLSLLTSNPVSLVSAGAAGGGALQVTANHQVTTATVPVPASTITTASKAQ; this is translated from the exons ATGGCGGATGGAGGAGCAGCGAGTCAAGATGAGAGTTCAGGACCAG GAGTCCAAACGAATGGACTGGACTTTCAGAGGCAGACAGTGCAGGCCACAAATGCAATCACCAATGCACATGCACAGGCTCTGCTCCAACAg tTGACCCTGTCTCCAGCGCAGCAGCAGATGTTTTTGCAGCAGGCCCAGGCCCAGCTCTTGGCAGCAGCCATGCAGCAGCAATCAGCCAGCCAGCAGAGCAGCACCACGGGGGCCAGCATCTCTGCCTCTGCAGCCACCCCCATCACACAGCTGCCCCTGTCCCAGCCCGTCCAGATCACCTCT CAGTtacagcagctgcagcagcagaACCTAACCATGCCCCAGTTTGTCCTGGTTCAACCTGGCCACCACATCGCCACCCAGCTGCAGCCTGGTCAATTCATCATCTCACAGACGCCGCAGAGCCAGCAGA GTTTCCTGCAAGCCCATAATCTTCTAACTCAACTACCTCAAAGCCAAGCCAACCTCCTGCAGACTCAGCCAAGTATCAACCTTGCctcacag CCAGCAACTCCGTCCCACACGATAGCAGCCACGCCCATCCAGCCCCTGTCTCACAGTCAGACCCCGCCCAAACGCCTGGACACACCCAGTCTGGAGGAGCCCAGCGACCTGGAGGAGCTGGAACAGTTCGCTAAGACCTTCAAACAGAGACGCATCAAACTGGGCTTCACACAG ggGGATGTTGGCCTGGCCATGGGCAAGCTGTATGGTAACGACTTCAGCCAGACCACCATTTCCCGCTTCGAGGCCTTGAACCTCAGCTTTAAGAACATGTGCAAGCTGAAGCCACTTCTGGAGAAGTGGCTCAACGATGCAG TTTGTGCAGAGAATCTGTCGTCTGACCTGGCCCTGTCCAGCCCTTGCGGCCTGGGGTCCCCCGGTCTGGGCATGGAGGGGCTCAACCGCCGACGCAAGAAGAGGACCAGCATCGAGACCAACATCCGCGTGGCCTTAGAAAAGAGCTTTCTGGAG CAGAACCAAAAACCTACCTCTGAGGAGATCACCATAATTGCTGACCAGCTCAACATGGAGAAGGAGGTGATCCGGGTGTGGTTCTGTAACCGTCGGCAAAAAGAGAAGCGGATCAACCCCCCCAGCAGCGGACACAGCATCACAGGGACAGGCAGCACCCCCATCAAAACCATCTTCACCCCCAATAGCCCCTTG GTGGCCAGTACGGCGAGCCTTGTGACCAGTAACACACCAACCACACTCACTTTAAACCCAGTGATGCCTCTCACCAGCACCAGCGTCTCCGGTCTGACCTTGACAG GCACGACGATCGGAGCGACCACAAACACGGCATCTGTCATCTCTACGGCACCCATGGTTACCGCGGTGACCAGCTCCACCTCGCTAAGCCCCTCCCCCACGGCCCTCCAGGCCACGGCAGCGGAGACGGATGGAACCCAGGAGCACACGGTGGTCATGCAGGCACCATCGTCACTAGCAACCAATCTGGGGACAGGTCAGGTGATGGTGGCTGGACCGGGGCTGTCAGCGGCCCTGCAAGGAGCTGCCCAGTTACCCACCAGTTCTAGTTACGCCTCCATGGCTGGCCTTAACCCAGGACTGATGGCATCCTCACAGTTCACTCCTGG ggGGGCCTTGCTGAGCTTAGCTCCGGGTGGGCTTGGAGGGGCTATAAACCCCGCCATGTTGAGCAACAGCACCCTGGCCACCATCCAAGGTCTATGGAGCG CTCTGGCATCGGGTGGCACTCTCCCCATCACCTCGCTGGACGGGAGTGGTAACCTGCTGTTCGCTAACACCTCGGCCGGCAGCACCCCCAACCTGGTGCAGCCCCTCTTCCTGAACCCCCAGAACCTGTCCCTGCTCACCAGCAACCCCGTCAGCCTGGTGTCGGCCGGAGCAGCCGGGGGAGGGGCCCTGCAGGTCACAGCCAACCACCAGGTCACCACGGCGACCGTCCCAGTGCCCGCCTCCACTATCACCACTGCCTCCAAGGCCCA
- the pou2f1b gene encoding POU domain, class 2, transcription factor 1b isoform X6 codes for MADGGAASQDESSGPGVQTNGLDFQRQTVQATNAITNAHAQALLQQSKSEDSGAIPTSVQQGVLPQAQLMLAGGQIAGLTLSPAQQQMFLQQAQAQLLAAAMQQQSASQQSSTTGASISASAATPITQLPLSQPVQITSIPSVSTHLPGQLSQLGYPYEMATFSSYLPQLQQLQQQNLTMPQFVLVQPGHHIATQLQPGQFIISQTPQSQQSMYTTQSFLQAHNLLTQLPQSQANLLQTQPSINLASQPATPSHTIAATPIQPLSHSQTPPKRLDTPSLEEPSDLEELEQFAKTFKQRRIKLGFTQGDVGLAMGKLYGNDFSQTTISRFEALNLSFKNMCKLKPLLEKWLNDAVCAENLSSDLALSSPCGLGSPGLGMEGLNRRRKKRTSIETNIRVALEKSFLEQNQKPTSEEITIIADQLNMEKEVIRVWFCNRRQKEKRINPPSSGHSITGTGSTPIKTIFTPNSPLVASTASLVTSNTPTTLTLNPVMPLTSTSVSGLTLTGTTIGATTNTASVISTAPMVTAVTSSTSLSPSPTALQATAAETDGTQEHTVVMQAPSSLATNLGTGQVMVAGPGLSAALQGAAQLPTSSSYASMAGLNPGLMASSQFTPGGALLSLAPGGLGGAINPAMLSNSTLATIQGLWSALASGGTLPITSLDGSGNLLFANTSAGSTPNLVQPLFLNPQNLSLLTSNPVSLVSAGAAGGGALQVTANHQVTTATVPVPASTITTASKAQ; via the exons ATGGCGGATGGAGGAGCAGCGAGTCAAGATGAGAGTTCAGGACCAG GAGTCCAAACGAATGGACTGGACTTTCAGAGGCAGACAGTGCAGGCCACAAATGCAATCACCAATGCACATGCACAGGCTCTGCTCCAACAg TCCAAGTCTGAAGACTCGGGTGCAATTCCGACCTCCGTCCAGCAGGGGGTGCTGCCTCAGGCCCAGCTCATGCTGGCTGGGGGACAGATAGCTGGA tTGACCCTGTCTCCAGCGCAGCAGCAGATGTTTTTGCAGCAGGCCCAGGCCCAGCTCTTGGCAGCAGCCATGCAGCAGCAATCAGCCAGCCAGCAGAGCAGCACCACGGGGGCCAGCATCTCTGCCTCTGCAGCCACCCCCATCACACAGCTGCCCCTGTCCCAGCCCGTCCAGATCACCTCT attccctctgtctctactcATCTCCCAGGCCAGCTAAGCCAGCTGGGATACCCGTATGAGATGGCGACCTTCAGCAGTTACCTACCT CAGTtacagcagctgcagcagcagaACCTAACCATGCCCCAGTTTGTCCTGGTTCAACCTGGCCACCACATCGCCACCCAGCTGCAGCCTGGTCAATTCATCATCTCACAGACGCCGCAGAGCCAGCAGAGTATGTACACAACGCAGA GTTTCCTGCAAGCCCATAATCTTCTAACTCAACTACCTCAAAGCCAAGCCAACCTCCTGCAGACTCAGCCAAGTATCAACCTTGCctcacag CCAGCAACTCCGTCCCACACGATAGCAGCCACGCCCATCCAGCCCCTGTCTCACAGTCAGACCCCGCCCAAACGCCTGGACACACCCAGTCTGGAGGAGCCCAGCGACCTGGAGGAGCTGGAACAGTTCGCTAAGACCTTCAAACAGAGACGCATCAAACTGGGCTTCACACAG ggGGATGTTGGCCTGGCCATGGGCAAGCTGTATGGTAACGACTTCAGCCAGACCACCATTTCCCGCTTCGAGGCCTTGAACCTCAGCTTTAAGAACATGTGCAAGCTGAAGCCACTTCTGGAGAAGTGGCTCAACGATGCAG TTTGTGCAGAGAATCTGTCGTCTGACCTGGCCCTGTCCAGCCCTTGCGGCCTGGGGTCCCCCGGTCTGGGCATGGAGGGGCTCAACCGCCGACGCAAGAAGAGGACCAGCATCGAGACCAACATCCGCGTGGCCTTAGAAAAGAGCTTTCTGGAG CAGAACCAAAAACCTACCTCTGAGGAGATCACCATAATTGCTGACCAGCTCAACATGGAGAAGGAGGTGATCCGGGTGTGGTTCTGTAACCGTCGGCAAAAAGAGAAGCGGATCAACCCCCCCAGCAGCGGACACAGCATCACAGGGACAGGCAGCACCCCCATCAAAACCATCTTCACCCCCAATAGCCCCTTG GTGGCCAGTACGGCGAGCCTTGTGACCAGTAACACACCAACCACACTCACTTTAAACCCAGTGATGCCTCTCACCAGCACCAGCGTCTCCGGTCTGACCTTGACAG GCACGACGATCGGAGCGACCACAAACACGGCATCTGTCATCTCTACGGCACCCATGGTTACCGCGGTGACCAGCTCCACCTCGCTAAGCCCCTCCCCCACGGCCCTCCAGGCCACGGCAGCGGAGACGGATGGAACCCAGGAGCACACGGTGGTCATGCAGGCACCATCGTCACTAGCAACCAATCTGGGGACAGGTCAGGTGATGGTGGCTGGACCGGGGCTGTCAGCGGCCCTGCAAGGAGCTGCCCAGTTACCCACCAGTTCTAGTTACGCCTCCATGGCTGGCCTTAACCCAGGACTGATGGCATCCTCACAGTTCACTCCTGG ggGGGCCTTGCTGAGCTTAGCTCCGGGTGGGCTTGGAGGGGCTATAAACCCCGCCATGTTGAGCAACAGCACCCTGGCCACCATCCAAGGTCTATGGAGCG CTCTGGCATCGGGTGGCACTCTCCCCATCACCTCGCTGGACGGGAGTGGTAACCTGCTGTTCGCTAACACCTCGGCCGGCAGCACCCCCAACCTGGTGCAGCCCCTCTTCCTGAACCCCCAGAACCTGTCCCTGCTCACCAGCAACCCCGTCAGCCTGGTGTCGGCCGGAGCAGCCGGGGGAGGGGCCCTGCAGGTCACAGCCAACCACCAGGTCACCACGGCGACCGTCCCAGTGCCCGCCTCCACTATCACCACTGCCTCCAAGGCCCA
- the pou2f1b gene encoding POU domain, class 2, transcription factor 1b isoform X4 has translation MADGGAASQDESSGPDSRMSNPSETSKCAMESQSGDGNTGVQTNGLDFQRQTVQATNAITNAHAQALLQQSKSEDSGAIPTSVQQGVLPQAQLMLAGGQIAGLTLSPAQQQMFLQQAQAQLLAAAMQQQSASQQSSTTGASISASAATPITQLPLSQPVQITSIPSVSTHLPGQLSQLGYPYEMATFSSYLPQLQQLQQQNLTMPQFVLVQPGHHIATQLQPGQFIISQTPQSQQSFLQAHNLLTQLPQSQANLLQTQPSINLASQPATPSHTIAATPIQPLSHSQTPPKRLDTPSLEEPSDLEELEQFAKTFKQRRIKLGFTQGDVGLAMGKLYGNDFSQTTISRFEALNLSFKNMCKLKPLLEKWLNDAVCAENLSSDLALSSPCGLGSPGLGMEGLNRRRKKRTSIETNIRVALEKSFLEQNQKPTSEEITIIADQLNMEKEVIRVWFCNRRQKEKRINPPSSGHSITGTGSTPIKTIFTPNSPLVASTASLVTSNTPTTLTLNPVMPLTSTSVSGLTLTGTTIGATTNTASVISTAPMVTAVTSSTSLSPSPTALQATAAETDGTQEHTVVMQAPSSLATNLGTGQVMVAGPGLSAALQGAAQLPTSSSYASMAGLNPGLMASSQFTPGGALLSLAPGGLGGAINPAMLSNSTLATIQGLWSALASGGTLPITSLDGSGNLLFANTSAGSTPNLVQPLFLNPQNLSLLTSNPVSLVSAGAAGGGALQVTANHQVTTATVPVPASTITTASKAQ, from the exons ATGGCGGATGGAGGAGCAGCGAGTCAAGATGAGAGTTCAGGACCAG ATTCTAGAATGAGTAATCCATCAGAAACTAGTAAATGTGCAATGGAGAGTCAGAGTGGGGACGGAAACACAG GAGTCCAAACGAATGGACTGGACTTTCAGAGGCAGACAGTGCAGGCCACAAATGCAATCACCAATGCACATGCACAGGCTCTGCTCCAACAg TCCAAGTCTGAAGACTCGGGTGCAATTCCGACCTCCGTCCAGCAGGGGGTGCTGCCTCAGGCCCAGCTCATGCTGGCTGGGGGACAGATAGCTGGA tTGACCCTGTCTCCAGCGCAGCAGCAGATGTTTTTGCAGCAGGCCCAGGCCCAGCTCTTGGCAGCAGCCATGCAGCAGCAATCAGCCAGCCAGCAGAGCAGCACCACGGGGGCCAGCATCTCTGCCTCTGCAGCCACCCCCATCACACAGCTGCCCCTGTCCCAGCCCGTCCAGATCACCTCT attccctctgtctctactcATCTCCCAGGCCAGCTAAGCCAGCTGGGATACCCGTATGAGATGGCGACCTTCAGCAGTTACCTACCT CAGTtacagcagctgcagcagcagaACCTAACCATGCCCCAGTTTGTCCTGGTTCAACCTGGCCACCACATCGCCACCCAGCTGCAGCCTGGTCAATTCATCATCTCACAGACGCCGCAGAGCCAGCAGA GTTTCCTGCAAGCCCATAATCTTCTAACTCAACTACCTCAAAGCCAAGCCAACCTCCTGCAGACTCAGCCAAGTATCAACCTTGCctcacag CCAGCAACTCCGTCCCACACGATAGCAGCCACGCCCATCCAGCCCCTGTCTCACAGTCAGACCCCGCCCAAACGCCTGGACACACCCAGTCTGGAGGAGCCCAGCGACCTGGAGGAGCTGGAACAGTTCGCTAAGACCTTCAAACAGAGACGCATCAAACTGGGCTTCACACAG ggGGATGTTGGCCTGGCCATGGGCAAGCTGTATGGTAACGACTTCAGCCAGACCACCATTTCCCGCTTCGAGGCCTTGAACCTCAGCTTTAAGAACATGTGCAAGCTGAAGCCACTTCTGGAGAAGTGGCTCAACGATGCAG TTTGTGCAGAGAATCTGTCGTCTGACCTGGCCCTGTCCAGCCCTTGCGGCCTGGGGTCCCCCGGTCTGGGCATGGAGGGGCTCAACCGCCGACGCAAGAAGAGGACCAGCATCGAGACCAACATCCGCGTGGCCTTAGAAAAGAGCTTTCTGGAG CAGAACCAAAAACCTACCTCTGAGGAGATCACCATAATTGCTGACCAGCTCAACATGGAGAAGGAGGTGATCCGGGTGTGGTTCTGTAACCGTCGGCAAAAAGAGAAGCGGATCAACCCCCCCAGCAGCGGACACAGCATCACAGGGACAGGCAGCACCCCCATCAAAACCATCTTCACCCCCAATAGCCCCTTG GTGGCCAGTACGGCGAGCCTTGTGACCAGTAACACACCAACCACACTCACTTTAAACCCAGTGATGCCTCTCACCAGCACCAGCGTCTCCGGTCTGACCTTGACAG GCACGACGATCGGAGCGACCACAAACACGGCATCTGTCATCTCTACGGCACCCATGGTTACCGCGGTGACCAGCTCCACCTCGCTAAGCCCCTCCCCCACGGCCCTCCAGGCCACGGCAGCGGAGACGGATGGAACCCAGGAGCACACGGTGGTCATGCAGGCACCATCGTCACTAGCAACCAATCTGGGGACAGGTCAGGTGATGGTGGCTGGACCGGGGCTGTCAGCGGCCCTGCAAGGAGCTGCCCAGTTACCCACCAGTTCTAGTTACGCCTCCATGGCTGGCCTTAACCCAGGACTGATGGCATCCTCACAGTTCACTCCTGG ggGGGCCTTGCTGAGCTTAGCTCCGGGTGGGCTTGGAGGGGCTATAAACCCCGCCATGTTGAGCAACAGCACCCTGGCCACCATCCAAGGTCTATGGAGCG CTCTGGCATCGGGTGGCACTCTCCCCATCACCTCGCTGGACGGGAGTGGTAACCTGCTGTTCGCTAACACCTCGGCCGGCAGCACCCCCAACCTGGTGCAGCCCCTCTTCCTGAACCCCCAGAACCTGTCCCTGCTCACCAGCAACCCCGTCAGCCTGGTGTCGGCCGGAGCAGCCGGGGGAGGGGCCCTGCAGGTCACAGCCAACCACCAGGTCACCACGGCGACCGTCCCAGTGCCCGCCTCCACTATCACCACTGCCTCCAAGGCCCA